In one Anaerolineales bacterium genomic region, the following are encoded:
- a CDS encoding response regulator — MAGKTKRVVCIEDEPEMIDLVRLILGRKGYDVIGANGGIEGLDAVRRERPDIVLLDLMMPDMDGWEVYQQIKADPALKEIPVVVVTAKAQSIDKVLGLHIAKVDDYITKPFGPQELLESVEKILSVAS; from the coding sequence ATGGCGGGGAAGACGAAGCGAGTCGTCTGCATCGAAGACGAGCCGGAGATGATCGACCTTGTGCGGCTGATCCTCGGTCGCAAGGGGTATGATGTCATCGGGGCCAATGGCGGCATCGAGGGCCTGGACGCTGTCCGCCGTGAACGGCCGGACATCGTCCTGCTGGACTTGATGATGCCGGATATGGACGGCTGGGAGGTCTACCAGCAGATCAAGGCCGACCCCGCCCTGAAGGAAATCCCCGTGGTCGTGGTCACAGCCAAGGCGCAGTCGATCGACAAGGTGCTCGGACTGCACATCGCCAAGGTGGACGACTACATCACGAAGCCATTCGGGCCGCAGGAGCTCCTTGAAAGCGTTGAGAAGATCCTCAGCGTCGCCAGTTGA
- a CDS encoding DUF192 domain-containing protein: MTRDVEVINHTRDERLLLRARWCASFACRLRGLMFRRSCRAGQGLVLVQKRASRWDAAIHMLFVFMPLGVVWLDDRGIVIEAVLARPWRFYLPSRPARFVVESVPDLLEFVHPGDLIHFRDA; the protein is encoded by the coding sequence ATGACTCGCGATGTCGAGGTCATCAATCACACCCGGGATGAGCGCCTTCTGCTCAGGGCGCGCTGGTGTGCTTCCTTCGCCTGCCGCTTGAGAGGCTTGATGTTCCGCCGCTCGTGCCGGGCAGGCCAGGGATTGGTGCTCGTCCAGAAGCGGGCATCGCGCTGGGACGCAGCAATCCACATGCTGTTTGTCTTCATGCCCCTCGGAGTCGTGTGGCTGGACGACAGAGGTATCGTCATCGAGGCGGTGCTGGCTCGTCCTTGGCGCTTCTACCTGCCGTCCCGGCCGGCGCGCTTTGTCGTGGAATCAGTTCCAGACCTGTTAGAATTCGTCCATCCGGGTGATCTGATCCACTTTCGCGATGCCTGA
- a CDS encoding peptidoglycan DD-metalloendopeptidase family protein: MPESYRWSALLALFLCLVIVPGAGAQGSGPIYVVEEGDSLWGVASRFGTTVEAMAQANGLSASSGISPGQQLVIPGFEGVVGRLVTHDVAFGEDLASVAQVYGVDAASLLALNRGLSPERLYVGQPLIVPLQQDNPLALGEARRVLIGRGESLNSFASAADQNPWSLQFKNGAGPRLWLLPGDSLALPADGVPNIALASPLAGAGLDPAVGTQGQTLTIRLQSEGDLVAEGEVAEWPLVFLADETQGYVALQGIHAMAEPGIYDIEIRWSGDPGSEDYQRFRQPLRIRAGEFGSEALTVKPESLDPAVTVPEDALVQGLVTPKTPEKLWRGAFEFPSEFYTDQFPSVFGTRRSYNGEGYFKYHNGLDFYGGTGVPILAPARGRVVFAGPLQVRGNSTYIDHGWGVYTGYLHQSEILVEVGEMVEAGQEIGRVGATGRVTGPHLHWEVWVGGVPVDPLQWVAQPIP; this comes from the coding sequence ATGCCTGAGTCCTACCGCTGGTCCGCCCTGCTTGCCCTGTTCCTATGCTTGGTCATTGTCCCCGGCGCCGGGGCTCAGGGCTCCGGCCCGATCTACGTCGTTGAAGAGGGCGACTCGCTTTGGGGCGTTGCCTCGCGTTTCGGCACGACGGTCGAAGCCATGGCCCAGGCCAATGGGCTGAGTGCCAGCAGTGGGATCTCTCCCGGACAGCAGCTGGTGATCCCGGGATTCGAGGGCGTTGTCGGCAGGTTGGTGACGCATGACGTCGCTTTCGGCGAGGATCTGGCGAGCGTGGCCCAGGTATACGGTGTTGATGCGGCCAGTCTACTGGCACTGAATCGAGGCCTGAGCCCGGAGCGGCTGTATGTTGGCCAGCCGCTGATTGTGCCCCTCCAGCAGGACAACCCGCTGGCGCTGGGCGAGGCCAGGCGCGTTCTCATCGGGCGGGGCGAGAGCCTCAACAGCTTTGCCAGTGCAGCCGACCAGAACCCGTGGAGTCTCCAGTTCAAGAACGGCGCCGGCCCGCGCCTGTGGCTCCTGCCGGGTGACAGCCTGGCACTCCCGGCTGATGGCGTGCCGAACATTGCCCTTGCGAGTCCGCTGGCCGGTGCCGGACTTGACCCGGCGGTCGGTACTCAGGGCCAGACGCTCACCATCCGCCTGCAATCCGAGGGGGATCTGGTGGCAGAGGGCGAGGTGGCTGAGTGGCCGCTTGTCTTCCTAGCGGATGAGACGCAGGGCTACGTCGCACTGCAAGGCATCCATGCCATGGCCGAGCCGGGAATCTACGATATCGAGATCCGCTGGAGCGGCGATCCGGGGTCGGAGGACTACCAGCGATTTCGGCAGCCTTTGCGGATCCGGGCCGGAGAGTTCGGCAGTGAGGCGCTAACCGTCAAGCCGGAGAGCCTCGATCCGGCCGTCACCGTTCCAGAGGACGCTCTCGTCCAGGGGCTGGTGACTCCAAAGACCCCCGAGAAACTCTGGCGGGGCGCCTTCGAGTTTCCCTCGGAGTTCTACACCGATCAGTTCCCTTCGGTCTTCGGCACTCGCCGCAGTTACAACGGCGAGGGGTACTTCAAATACCACAATGGGCTGGACTTCTACGGCGGGACGGGGGTGCCCATCCTGGCGCCGGCCAGAGGTCGGGTGGTCTTTGCCGGGCCGCTGCAAGTGCGGGGCAATTCGACCTACATCGACCATGGCTGGGGCGTGTACACCGGATACCTGCATCAGTCGGAGATCTTGGTCGAGGTGGGGGAGATGGTAGAGGCCGGGCAGGAGATCGGCCGGGTGGGGGCCACAGGCCGGGTGACTGGGCCGCACCTGCATTGGGAGGTGTGGGTTGGGGGTGTCCCGGTCGACCCGCTTCAGTGGGTCGCTCAGCCGATCCCGTAG
- a CDS encoding DUF2007 domain-containing protein, whose product MEEKVIRVASVNGSLEGEILRALLASEGIEANLSQEAAGATIGLGVGPLGVVDLLVLEGDEAAARELIQAYRLGEIPASGEGEAPDA is encoded by the coding sequence ATGGAGGAGAAGGTCATTCGAGTCGCGAGCGTGAACGGGTCGCTGGAAGGGGAGATCCTCCGGGCGCTCCTCGCCTCGGAGGGCATCGAGGCAAACCTCTCGCAGGAAGCCGCCGGGGCGACGATCGGTCTGGGAGTTGGGCCGCTGGGGGTCGTCGACTTGCTGGTGCTCGAGGGCGACGAGGCCGCCGCCCGCGAGCTGATCCAGGCCTATCGCCTGGGTGAAATCCCGGCCTCCGGCGAGGGTGAGGCCCCAGACGCCTGA